TCCCTTTTCacttcttaatatttttggaaaagtaatATTCTCAATTATGATTGCTCTGAAAAGGATGTCAAGTTGGCAAGCGAAGTATCATTATCATTCGTTGCAGCCACTCAACGGCTACGATCTCATCATGTGATATTGTATTTGTATATCCCCATGGCCCTTTCCAGGGGTTCATTTGATGCCAACCATGTGATTCACTGCCCAACTAAAGAATCATTCGAATAAAAGATATAGGTCAGAAAAATGTTTTTCGATGAGTAATTTTATTCTAGTTGCACAGGTCGTACAAATTTTAGTCATCAAACAGTAGTAGAATCCTGATTTGGATCCAAATATAGAGGCAAATGTTCATGGTTTCTGGACCCATCCATAGGAATAAAGGGATGGGACAAGGGCGCAGGGGGCATGGTCACAAAAGCAAGCCAAGTCTTGCTCGAAACGTTCTGCATGGCATTTAAGTACAGTGGAAGCAAAGAAGTTGATTCAGTTAGGCTAGCTAGCTTTATTCCATTTGTGAAGGAGCTTAAAAGGGTAGGCAGTTTGCTAGAAAGCACAAGCCATATTCCCCTCTTCTGCACCAGATCTCGAGTTTCTAAGCTGTGTCTGTTCACCCAACATGGCCAGCAAGATGGCACCGATTTCATTGCAGCAAACGATCAAGGGTGACAGGAGCATGATAACAATGTCCGATGACAATGCGATGATGAAGCAAATCCATGCAACCCATGCTCATGACGGCCGAGAGATTGATGTTAGACCTCTTTACCAGCTGGTGGAGGACATTCTCAATCGCTCTACTCCGGGGGTTGATGCCATTGTCACGGTAGAATAATCCTGTTCCTCTTCTCTAGTAAAAcctatttgaaacaaaaataaagctTAGTTGATGATAAAGGCGTTTGTACTTGAACTTGTTTAATTAGCAAAATAAGTAGTTGCTAGCTAAATCAACTTTTTATTCCATTGCAGACAAGCCAAACACGCGTGGAAGCGTTGGAGGATAGGACCCAACATGCCGGTTTCATTGCCATGATTGAGGCATTGTCGTTTACTATTGATCGAATTTCCTGCGAGGTAACTATGAAaattccttcttctttttttttttttgtcctttattTGTGAGATTATTTATGTTGACATTTGCTAGATGAGTTATGTATTCAGATAGCATGCAAGTGTTCGGGAGGAGGAGATGCTCATGCAACCACGCTCTCTATATTCAACATGTTAGCAAGCTATTCGTGGGATGCAAAGCTGGTGCTAACCCTAGCAGCTTTTGCTTTGAACTATGGTGAATTCTGGCTCCTTGCCCAGATGTACTCATCCAACCAACTTGCCAAATCAGTTGCGATCCTTAAGCAAGTGCCCATCCTTTTGGAGCACTCCGCCCTTCTGAAACCCCGATTTGATGCACTTAACAATCTCATCCGAGCCATGATGGACGTGACCAGATGCATCATTGAGTTCAAGGAGTTGCCACCAATGTACATCACCCAGGATGTACCAGCACTATCCACAGCAATGGCCCATATCCCTACTGCTGTTTACTGGACCATTAGGAGTATTGTAGCCTGCGCAACTCAGATTACAAGCCTCACAAGCATGGGCCATGAGTATGTCTAGCTTCCCTCTATATCCTTGCTAATATATCATGCTTAAATCCTTCACCTTTGTCAGCATTATATCAACTGCTACACATTGCCTACTACTTTTCCTTCTCCCGACGAAGCTAGTGAacaaattcccaaattttatGTGAAATTATATAGCATGGCGGAACTGAGTCTGAAGAAAGCTTGTTCAGAAGACACTAATTTCGTTAATTAACTTGTGTGGAATTTATTTCAGGTACGCAATATCCACTACAAATGAGACGTGGGAACTATCCACCTTGGCTCACAAGATCAACAGCATACTCGACCATCTGAAGAAGcaactttttatttgttatcaatACATAGGTAAGACAAGTAGGCTATTCCAATTTTATGGAAGCAAGTCTTTCACATGCTAGTACTGCAAACCACAAAAATGAATTGTATAGCTGATGAGTGGTTTCTATCTAATGCAGAGGAGAAAAGGAATGTTGAAACGTATCAAATGCTTCAGAATCTCTTCCAGAGTATCCATATTGACAACATGAAGATTCTCAAGGCACTGATTTATGCCAAGGATGATATGCAGCCGCTGGTTGATGGCTCTACGAAGAGAAGGGTTTGCTCTCCAAACACATTACAGCATCGTCACTGAACTTCATGGACAATCATATATAGACTAATTACTGAAACCGCAAATACTACTATGAGTGATGATTCACACTCAGACcatatatatttagaaattaaaattttaatgtaggtttttcttttttcttttttttttttggtgcaaAAACAGGTTCACATAGATGTGCTAAGGAGGAAGAATGTGTTGTTGCTCATATCAGACCTAGACATCTCTCAAGACGAGCTCTCCATTCTTGAGCAGATTTATAACGAGTCCCGGGTCCATGCGACTAGGATGGAGAGTCAGTATGAGGTTGTATGGGTCCCAATTGTGGACCACTCTTTGGAGTGGGCAGATCCCGTGCAAAAGCAGTTTGAAAATCTGCAGGCCACAATGCCATGGTTTTCAGTCCACAGTCCTACTCTGATTGATAAGGCAGTCATCAGGTTCATCAAAGAGGTGTGGCACTTCCGGAACAAGCCCATCCTTGTGGTACTGGACCCACAAGGAAAAGTGGTGAGCCCTAACGCAATCCACATGATGTGGATATGGGGAAGTAACGCCTTCCCTTTCACTAGTTTGAGAGAGGAAGCTCTGTGGAAGGAAGAGACTTGGAAGCTTGAGCTGCTGGTGGATGGCATTGACCCAACCATACTGAACTGGGTAAATTCATGTTTCACCAATCTTACAGACATTTGCATGTGCATGAATGACTTGCTTGAACAGATCTGTTAATATACTGGGGGACTTTTTATTTGATCAGATCAAGGAGGgaaaattcatttacttataTGGAGGGACTGACATGGAGTGGATCCGAAAATTCACCACCACAGCAAAGGCGGTTGCATCAGCTGCACGGATTCCCCTAGAAATGGTGTACGTGGGAAAGAGCACCAAAAGGGAGCAAGTCCGAAGATGCATAGCATCCATCACTGCAGAGAAACTCAGCCACTGCTGGCAAGACCTCACCATGGTCTGGTTCTTCTGGACCCGGCTGGAGAGCATGTTGTTCTCCAAGATACAGCTAGGGCAGGCGGACGACCAGGACCCCATGATGCATGAAATCAAGAAACTCCTCAGCTACGACAAGGAAGGAGGGTGGGCTGTACTCAGCAAGGGATCTTTTACATTTGTCAATGGCCACGGCACCACTATTTTGCCTACCCTTTTGGCTTACGAGGAATGGCAAGAGCATGTCGTCACAAAGGGTTTTGATATAGCGTGCATGGACTACCATAGCAAGGTTCACAGCGACTCTCGCCCCTGCTGCCGCTTCGAGTTCCTGAGCACTTCTGGAAGGATTCCGGATAAGATGAAATGCCCAGAGTGCATCCGCAACATGGAGAAGTACATCACTTTCCTGTGCTGCCACGACGACCATAACATAAAGTCAATCTACTGAGCTACCAAAATCCAGCATTTCTTTCTACGAGCAGGCATGCATGCCTGCTGAAATAATATCGTTGCGTCTTTTCTCCCCTTCTGCCTCTCCATTAGTGTAATCAGATTTAAGTGTGAAATGTGAAGTGACTACCACCCTGTTGGTTGGTAATCCGATGCCTCTTAATAAGATAAAATGTTATGTAATGTCAGTTTACTATTGACAATACAGTGattatcattaattaatttaagcAGAACGATACATTgtcacttttataaaaaaaaatctttttccaattttttttatttttattttgggatTCATGAAAGGCCAAAGATGACATCTCTTACCTGCATGCTAGTCCTCTTCTTGTTCGTCAACGGGTGCACTTGTAATATCCCCCATTGGgagaaaaagtttctaaaaCTAGGTGTAAGTATTGGTCCCTTTTAATCTTGTATATACGTTTTAAAACTGTAAAAGCCTCTTTGATTTCAGAGCAaataatatctacacgattgggGGTTTGTTAAGTCCTGTGAAGAGTATTTGTCTATTTGGTTCAGTAATCGCATGAGACACGATGAGAACATTGTATCACCATGGGGATGTTTGTGATATTCATATTGGATAAAGGAGAAAGTTTTTtatactatataagtatggatcTCTTTTAATCATGTAAACgagttttaaagtcgtgagagcTTCTTTGGGCTCAAAgaacaatatctatatgattggATGTGGGTTATTAAAACACTCGACATATCAAAGAGGACTAGAAAGTGTGAATTTTACAAAGAATTTAAAggtcttaaatttttttcctttgtacgATAATTAGGAAGATAAAATATAGATAGActgatttggtttgattttggtAAATCTATTTTACAgccatcattttattcattttattttctctaattttacAAGGTAGTAGTCAATTATTTTCTGAAGTAAAGACTTCATCAGTTTAATGATTGCTTCTACCTTCTACTACCAAATAGTATTAGTGGTGGCAAGTTTTGTCTTTTGTCTTTCCTTCAGTCtttatttctctattttccttttgaaatttcaagaatttgGATTGCCTTCTTTTGCTTTGGATTTTTCT
Above is a genomic segment from Vitis riparia cultivar Riparia Gloire de Montpellier isolate 1030 chromosome 14, EGFV_Vit.rip_1.0, whole genome shotgun sequence containing:
- the LOC117929766 gene encoding protein SIEVE ELEMENT OCCLUSION B-like, which encodes MASKMAPISLQQTIKGDRSMITMSDDNAMMKQIHATHAHDGREIDVRPLYQLVEDILNRSTPGVDAIVTTSQTRVEALEDRTQHAGFIAMIEALSFTIDRISCEIACKCSGGGDAHATTLSIFNMLASYSWDAKLVLTLAAFALNYGEFWLLAQMYSSNQLAKSVAILKQVPILLEHSALLKPRFDALNNLIRAMMDVTRCIIEFKELPPMYITQDVPALSTAMAHIPTAVYWTIRSIVACATQITSLTSMGHEYAISTTNETWELSTLAHKINSILDHLKKQLFICYQYIEEKRNVETYQMLQNLFQSIHIDNMKILKALIYAKDDMQPLVDGSTKRRVHIDVLRRKNVLLLISDLDISQDELSILEQIYNESRVHATRMESQYEVVWVPIVDHSLEWADPVQKQFENLQATMPWFSVHSPTLIDKAVIRFIKEVWHFRNKPILVVLDPQGKVVSPNAIHMMWIWGSNAFPFTSLREEALWKEETWKLELLVDGIDPTILNWIKEGKFIYLYGGTDMEWIRKFTTTAKAVASAARIPLEMVYVGKSTKREQVRRCIASITAEKLSHCWQDLTMVWFFWTRLESMLFSKIQLGQADDQDPMMHEIKKLLSYDKEGGWAVLSKGSFTFVNGHGTTILPTLLAYEEWQEHVVTKGFDIACMDYHSKVHSDSRPCCRFEFLSTSGRIPDKMKCPECIRNMEKYITFLCCHDDHNIKSIY